One window of Leptospira barantonii genomic DNA carries:
- a CDS encoding LIC10486 family protein — MEPSNQVNKLQEQANLMNLALESVLTEEQAVELIQGKIRDAFLLKIRIDIENRSGAVIALVSKYKNDVIEIFSLFSNSSLIRKIRSFEDSAAFALDMVEAAKSEPFDPGLSDSIGRIVYSKLTKAVLESSYANWERNDAASFVNILENQIKTSLKVNIVRIQADVEYISSLKFRAKNVFSGIIPAVNRPVDEPSIGQIPETQEKTPVQRQIEQFRKPFGRVILSKTVLAPVGGVDFDELTEGDKLFFQLPIGSMDEKAMAKTLGGFDEAGNPKNVIGEFIGIAAGKGEYHIFAKGPSGVLLQAFEERPVRLAKVKSKSSGSAPSAKVESSSGGGSLGMIIVAGVVIVLGLLVFLIMK, encoded by the coding sequence ATGGAACCGAGTAATCAAGTCAATAAATTACAGGAACAAGCGAATCTTATGAATCTCGCGCTTGAATCTGTGCTGACGGAAGAGCAAGCAGTAGAATTGATTCAAGGAAAGATCAGAGACGCTTTCCTATTAAAAATCCGAATCGATATAGAAAATAGAAGCGGCGCCGTTATTGCGCTCGTGAGTAAATATAAAAACGACGTGATCGAAATCTTCTCCTTGTTTTCGAATTCGTCTTTGATCCGTAAAATTAGAAGTTTTGAAGATTCCGCGGCGTTCGCCCTGGACATGGTCGAGGCGGCAAAATCGGAACCTTTCGATCCCGGTCTTTCGGACAGCATCGGAAGAATCGTTTATTCCAAACTTACGAAAGCAGTATTAGAATCTTCTTATGCGAATTGGGAAAGAAACGACGCCGCCAGTTTCGTGAACATTCTCGAGAACCAAATCAAAACATCATTAAAAGTGAATATAGTTCGGATTCAAGCCGATGTGGAATACATATCGAGCTTGAAGTTCAGAGCGAAGAACGTTTTTTCAGGAATTATTCCCGCTGTAAACAGACCCGTGGACGAACCTTCCATCGGTCAAATTCCGGAGACTCAGGAAAAAACTCCGGTTCAAAGACAGATCGAACAATTCCGTAAACCTTTCGGAAGAGTGATTCTTTCCAAAACGGTTTTGGCTCCCGTCGGTGGAGTTGACTTCGACGAACTTACGGAAGGCGACAAACTTTTCTTTCAATTGCCGATCGGAAGTATGGATGAGAAGGCGATGGCTAAAACCCTCGGCGGTTTTGACGAAGCCGGAAATCCGAAGAACGTTATCGGAGAATTTATCGGCATTGCGGCCGGCAAAGGAGAATATCATATCTTTGCAAAAGGTCCGTCCGGTGTTTTACTTCAGGCTTTTGAAGAACGTCCCGTTCGACTTGCAAAGGTAAAGAGTAAAAGTTCCGGTTCCGCTCCTTCCGCAAAGGTGGAATCTTCTTCCGGTGGCGGTTCCTTGGGAATGATCATCGTCGCGGGCGTTGTGATCGTTCTTGGTCTGCTCGTTTTTTTAATTATGAAGTAG